The following proteins are encoded in a genomic region of Phycisphaera sp.:
- a CDS encoding dihydroorotate dehydrogenase, which yields MPDPTDAPMQTQPELARPTPKGPMAVDLAGLELQSPIILAAGTAGYADEILDVLNPAALGAVTSKSITAQPREGHPTWRMVPLRGAMLNAIGLANTGIERFAEHVAPTHRLGEHGVRLIASVAGDTIDSYVRVVSEMDGLDGVNAVELNVSCPNVHGGADFGVDPNALTELVGAARAALPSKPLIVKLPPIATGVPGIVAIARSAIEAQGVPNGPNKRPGADVLCIANTTPAMAIDIETRRPRITNGTGGLSGPAVHAIVVKLIYDAYRGIARDEGVPIIGLGGVSNWREAAEFVLAGASAVGMGTATLADPSIPARVHKGLARWAKRMGAIKLTELIGAVEV from the coding sequence GTGCCGGACCCCACAGACGCGCCAATGCAGACTCAGCCCGAGCTTGCCCGCCCGACGCCCAAGGGGCCCATGGCGGTCGACTTGGCGGGCCTTGAGCTCCAGAGCCCCATCATCCTGGCCGCGGGCACGGCCGGCTACGCCGACGAGATACTCGACGTGCTTAACCCCGCGGCGCTCGGGGCGGTCACGAGCAAGTCCATTACCGCGCAGCCGCGCGAGGGCCACCCGACGTGGCGCATGGTGCCGCTGCGCGGCGCGATGCTCAACGCCATCGGGCTGGCCAACACTGGCATCGAACGATTCGCCGAACATGTGGCGCCAACCCACCGGTTGGGTGAGCATGGCGTACGACTCATCGCCTCGGTCGCGGGCGACACGATCGACAGCTATGTGCGTGTCGTCTCCGAGATGGATGGGCTCGACGGCGTCAACGCGGTCGAACTCAATGTGTCGTGCCCCAACGTGCATGGCGGGGCCGACTTTGGTGTCGACCCAAACGCGCTCACCGAACTCGTCGGTGCCGCCCGCGCGGCCCTGCCCAGCAAGCCGCTCATCGTGAAGTTGCCGCCGATCGCCACTGGCGTTCCTGGCATCGTGGCGATCGCGCGTTCGGCTATCGAGGCACAAGGTGTTCCCAATGGGCCGAACAAACGCCCGGGTGCCGATGTGCTGTGCATCGCCAACACCACCCCGGCCATGGCTATCGACATCGAGACGCGTCGCCCACGGATCACGAACGGCACGGGCGGGCTGTCCGGCCCCGCGGTCCACGCGATAGTCGTGAAGCTGATCTACGACGCGTACCGCGGTATCGCACGTGACGAAGGGGTGCCGATCATCGGGCTTGGTGGTGTGAGCAACTGGCGCGAGGCCGCCGAGTTCGTGCTGGCGGGCGCGTCAGCGGTTGGCATGGGGACGGCGACCCTGGCCGATCCATCGATCCCGGCCCGTGTGCACAAGGGGCTGGCACGGTGGGCTAAACGCATGGGCGCAATCAAGCTGACGGAACTCATTGGTGCCGTAGAGGTGTGA
- a CDS encoding RNA polymerase sigma factor, which yields MSASVAGSIPFEVPFHGRPAERVDNLSDQALAELAKEGSVAAYNVLVTRYQDRVYRFLLRRTGSSAEAEDVAQETFLRAWQKLHTFEPERPLAPWLLTIAARLAASAARRRARVRVAPESAIGYVDAAAPSLTAANPDAGYDRRRIWKIAESVLNRDQLTAVWLRYVEGLSPAQIARVMDKSGVAVRVMLLRARNVLGEAIRDRAGDIVSADGDDPKNEYTSKKEDTSKSAASRVTLRGRGANT from the coding sequence ATGTCCGCGTCGGTTGCCGGCTCAATCCCGTTCGAAGTCCCATTCCATGGGCGCCCCGCCGAGCGGGTGGACAACCTGAGTGATCAGGCCTTGGCCGAATTGGCCAAGGAGGGATCGGTCGCCGCCTACAACGTGCTCGTCACTCGCTACCAGGACCGCGTCTATCGCTTCCTACTGCGTCGCACCGGATCGTCGGCCGAGGCCGAGGACGTGGCCCAGGAGACGTTCCTGCGGGCCTGGCAGAAGCTGCACACCTTCGAGCCCGAACGCCCATTGGCCCCGTGGCTGCTCACGATCGCTGCCCGGCTGGCCGCCTCGGCCGCCCGCCGGCGTGCCCGGGTGCGTGTGGCACCGGAATCGGCCATCGGCTACGTCGATGCCGCCGCTCCCAGCCTCACAGCGGCGAATCCCGACGCGGGATACGACCGCCGCCGCATCTGGAAGATCGCCGAATCGGTCCTCAACCGCGACCAATTGACCGCCGTTTGGCTCCGCTACGTCGAGGGCCTGAGCCCGGCCCAGATCGCCCGCGTGATGGACAAATCGGGCGTGGCCGTACGCGTGATGCTGCTGCGGGCCCGGAACGTGCTTGGCGAGGCCATCCGCGACCGTGCCGGCGATATCGTCTCCGCTGATGGGGATGACCCTAAGAACGAATATACGAGCAAAAAAGAAGACACGAGTAAAAGCGCCGCTTCGCGCGTTACGCTCCGCGGTCGCGGAGCGAATACTTAG